In Phaeodactylum tricornutum CCAP 1055/1 chromosome 10, whole genome shotgun sequence, a single genomic region encodes these proteins:
- a CDS encoding predicted protein: QAESVLNEVWGLVNRYFIDRTFNGQDWDTVLSKYTMQISKANSNTPDQEMKLIAEMVKSLNDKYSRVLSAEQYAAIQKFDLIGVGVTLMPNSAKQIIVGAPPIVGSAADKAGLRTGDYVTAVNGVSTQGRTAFDIIDQISDNPNAQTVAMTIRPKNKSNDIEAERVVVMDRLFQEIKDPIRYKITETRADGTKVGYIRIAEFNSLVKARLEDALRDLKADGANAFVLDLRMNTGGAFQSAVEISSLFIENRVATYVVDSGNVELPFRTTPGRLAIDPTVPMVVWIDGMSASASEVLAGSLHDNCRAVLMGNKSFGKGLIQAVYGLKNGAGLVLTVARYVTPSGNDIQGIGINPDIS, from the coding sequence CAAGCCGAATCTGTCCTCAATGAAGTCTGGGGACTCGTTAATCGTTACTTTATAGACCGGACCTTCAACGGCCAAGATTGGGACACCGTGCTGTCCAAATATACCATGCAAATATCCAAagccaacagcaacacccCCGACCAAGAAATGAAACTGATTGCCGAAATGGTCAAATCCCTCAACGACAAGTATAGTCGCGTTTTATCGGCGGAACAGTACGCCGCGATTCAAAAGTTTGACTTGATTGGGGTTGGGGTCACGCTTATGCCGAACTCGGCCAAACAAATCATCGTCGGTGCACCGCCGATCGTCGGTTCGGCGGCCGACAAGGCTGGACTCCGAACAGGTGACTACGTCACGGCTGTCAACGGGGTTTCAACACAAGGCCGTACCGCCTTTGACATTATCGACCAAATATCTGACAATCCCAATGCACAAACAGTAGCAATGACGATCCGGCcgaaaaacaaaagcaacgatATTGAAGCGGAgcgtgtcgtcgtcatggacCGACTCTTCCAGGAAATCAAAGATCCCATTCGCTACAAAATAACCGAAACTCGCGCCGACGGAACCAAAGTTGGATACATTCGCATAGCCGAGTTCAATTCACTGGTCAAAGCCAGACTGGAGGATGCTCTGCGGGATCTGAAAGCGGACGGAGCGAATGCCTTCGTTTTGGATTTGCGTATGAATACGGGCGGGGCCTTTCAGTCAGCGGTTGAAATTTCAAGTTTGTTCATCGAAAACCGCGTTGCTACCTACGTTGTCGACAGTGGCAACGTAGAGTTGCCTTTTCGAACAACTCCAGGCCGCCTCGCAATTGATCCCACAGTCCCTATGGTCGTATGGATTGACGGAATGTCCGCTTCTGCTTCCGAAGTCTTGGCAGGATCCTTACACGACAACTGTCGCGCGGTACTCATGGGGAACAAATCCTTCGGTAAGGGTTTAATTCAAGCGGTGTACGGCCTTAAGAATGGCGCGGGTCTGGTGCTTACCGTAGCCCGCTACGTCACACCCAGCGGTAACGACATCCAAGGGATCGGAATCAACCCGGACATTAGC